In the genome of Kwoniella dendrophila CBS 6074 chromosome 5, complete sequence, the window CGTACCGCTTCCATGAGCCAGGTCAATAAGCTTAGCACCCCAACAACTTCAATACGAGCTTTATTTACAGACTACTTAGCGAAACCTTCTGTTATTGCACGATAAGTAAATGATCATCGTGCTCGTCGTATGGATTATGGCTCCTAAAGGTCAAAAAGGAAATCGGAAGaaaaaactacagcacccgggattcccaagtggtcccccaccttggtactaaccgagcgataggtaaCTTAACtgcgccgagcagacgagaggcggtgttttataccttctatggccgtagatggTTTATTGGATTTTTGAAGTTGACTTATAGTACTGTCAACAATCGAAAGGATGGTGACTAACCGTGTTTTGATGGTACCTAAATTATAAGATTGTATaatgtgtgtgtgtgtgtgtgtgtgtgtgtgtgtgtgtgtacCTGCGTGTGAGTGTATGTATGAGCTTTTGTGCATCTCagtaaaccttcttcttttaatacTCCAGATATGGGATGCTGCATTGCAACTGCTAAAATCGAGATCAGAGACATGGATATAATGTATAATGCATATTATTAAGTGAGGTATATCTAATCTAAAGacgtatatatgtatgtgaTCGAAATAATACTATGAACAGTTAATCGAAGAGGAACAGGAAATTACATTAGATGAACTTATGAGTaaataatgaaaatttcatgtataagagaagaaagtcCGCCAAATATCGTTAAACATAATATGGTAGTTCGTTTTTACCAAAGCCAGCCATGGAGGTGCTGATGAGACTCGAGGtttatatcattttgatcaaatcaccaaCCCTAGGTCCATTTGCTAAAACTTTAGCATTGActctaccttcacctttttctaaattccatccttcagcttttgatttttcaagcATTTCATCCCACCATGGGTACAACAAATCACGTGCTATGAGTTTGAACCATGGTGTGAAGGAGTTACCTAACaatcaagagaagaaacaTATATTAGCAAAATTGATCATGCATAAGGATAAGCAAAAAAAGGGACGGTCAGGATATATATGTCTTACCTGATTCCGAGAACATAGTTTCTAATTCTTGTTTAGATACATATTTGGCATCGCTAActtcatttggatttattTCCAAATCAACATCGATAGTTGAGAACATGATATAATCAACTAACGGATAAGGGATGCTTATATTAGCTTCAACTTCCCAGATTTCGGCGGTACCAGTAAACTGCACGTGTGATTCTGCGATCCACCAATGCGTTGATAACTGAATAAAGCTttaaactcactttcatGTTCACCCCATAAACCGTCACTTGGTGCTAGATAATGAATCTTGGTTAAATATATGAAATCTTCTGGTTTCAATTGTGATTCTGGAATACCAAGTTCCTGTGGTAATTTTCGGATAGCAGCCGATTTGACACCTATAACCGAGTACGATCATTTCAGTTATAGTACTCGACCAAGTTTACTTTTATATTGAGCCTTATCTCCAATGATGGCTTCTGAATCAGCCCcaattcatttctttttcccCGGGTCGAAGCCAGACCCCTCTAATCTCGTAAAACAATTCACAGCTTGATCACCGTGACAATATCCACTTCTGTGATTATCTATACCATGAACTAAATTCCGAAACCTTTCACTTTCAATCCGATACAGTAGTATCATAATTTCCATCATAAACCTTGAGTTATTTAGAAGAGACTCACCAGCTTGATTCTCCTCAACTAATTCAGATTTTATACTCAGGGGGTGTGAACAACAGGTATTTGTCCACATTGATGGGAAAGTAATCTTTTCATCTGCTCTCTTCTGCAATAACagtttaccatcttttggTCTGAATAAAAAGACTGAAAATGCTCTATGTAATAAACCTGTATTTATATTTGACATTAAGTGGCCTGTTGATCGAAACGAGCGAGATCAGTAAGCTAgtaaaccatcatcatattgacGATACACGGATATGTCAGGAATGCAGGAGTAGAATGGAAAATTGCCCTTGCAAAGAATAGTCTCGTATACCCTTACTCCCACATACTGGCTGAGCTGGAATAGCCTATGATGGAATCCAGCAAAGCCAGAAGACAAACGCGAAGATAATGACCGATAACACTCACATGTTTTCTTactatcttcaccatatGCTTTATCTTCAGGTGTAACTAAAATGCATCTTTCTTCCATTAACCTAACTTGCTCTTCATCGTAAGTGTCTAAGCTGATTGTTCCATTTGTtgatggtacaggtaaagaaggtggtatggTCTCTGTGAAAGCGGTGGCCATTTTGTCTATCTGAATATGTTTAGGTAGGCGTCAGAATATTTGTAGAACAGATTGGCCTGAGTAGTGGTAAGGTTGTAAAGAGCGTGTATATACTCGTAGGGTATGCGAGTACTGTATTAAAAAGTATTATTCGTTGACTGGTCGAGAAAGGTGATCTTAACGCAATGCAAATCTTTACAGCAACAAATCTGACTTTTTACAATAACATCGTTCGACCATTTCCCATTTCCCATTTCCCTAAGATTATAAACATGAAAACATCAAAGACGCGCTGCAAACGTGAGTGATAAATATAATACCGCTCGCACGGACCGGTTGACAGGGTGGCAAATTAAAAGGCACAATAAAAGTTGATTTAATCTGACGTGTAACGTTGGCCCTATCATTTCAGGTGATATCATGTCGtgagaaagaaaacaaatACATTAACCCTCTTCTGGCTGCGCTATACATTTTGTTATTCTTAATCATATGATATTCCCCTCAATCATACGATTTCACTTTTCTTTCCTTCGCAGTATCAATACTTGAAAGCATTGGTAAAACAAAGGATGAACAGGTTAATTACGATTACTTACAGATATTAAGGAAGAAGAATGTTCCATTCCTTCAATTTGTGAAAGGCACCGAGGGAAAGAGCAATTCATTTACATTGACAGCTCAAGATAATTATGGTCACATTGGTCCTATGACTCTCGTATGAGGTCACAAACCACACATCTCGTCGAAGATGTATGTAGGTCATACGCAACTGGATATTTGCTACACTTACAAAGCTCTTTCACAACTATTAGTGGAAAAAGGATATAAGGACCCCACTGGAAGTCAAATCCCAATAGTCTTTCCTCTTTCGCAGATACAAACTAATCAAAGAAAATATTGACAAGTATAACTGAACATATCACTACTGAAATACTCATAATGTCTTCAATGTCTTCACCAATTAACGAGTAGGTATTTAAATCCTGATTTACTGACCGAGGAATCGACCATCCTGTTGACGCTTTTCGTAGCACATCGATGCTTCCCACCGGAGCTCAAGGCGCGCAACCTGGAGTTCAAAATGTATGTACAGCCCATCAATGTATCCGCTGCAGGCATTCATCGTCATGAGCGTTAGTCGTTACCTTACAATGGATAACAACTGATATTGTATGTATagacttcaacttcatcaacaggTAAGAAAGACGACATGTTCGCTATGGGAGGCAACATGTCAGGACACACTGGTGTACCTGTAGAAAGTGGTTAtgaacatcatcataatccATTCAAACACCCTCACGATTCATGTGAAGCCGAACCCGGTACTATCGAGAACACCCATATAGCTCCTTTGAATGAAGGTCTTATGGCTGAAGATAGTAAGTCCGCATAGATTCTCGGGGACCTTGCccttcttcattttgtgGTCAACAGGAATTCTTTTACTGAGAAAGATTGCACCCTGTGACTGTCAGCAATTGGGCTGATGATAATTGGCGTTAATCACAGTTGATCCCGAGATGTTTAAAAATAGGAACCAAcaaaattcagcttcaagaaCGAGCAAGAACATGTAAAAATTATCCtaacaaatatcaaaatatgaaGCCAGTTCTTGTTAAGAGTGATGTAGTCCATCTCAACCTCTATCTTTATGAGTGAAAACcacaaaaacaaatcaattcAAAACGCCTCTTGATTATCATGAGATCGTGTCCTGCGTAGTATAGTAGTATATGTATGAAATTTATAAATGATCCCTATCTGACTGCAACCAGATAGCGAGCCATGAGCTTTCGATCCATGGAGGATTTACACGCCAACGTACGAGTGATGCATAAGCAATCACGGTCTTGCTGTACTAAAATACCCCTCCCTTTGACGAAATACTTCCTTTACTCTTTGGTACAAGGACTCTAAGGGTAAAGTGATGATGGGTGATCCGACCGATTACTGAATTAACCGGCTCAATCTGTCACTCATGACATCAAAGGAACCCTTTCTGTCATTTGACTCTATATCTGTTCatacatcaatttcattcatTATCTCATTACGAAGCATACAATCAACCTAGATACCATTGTATAGACAACTCTAAcacacatacatatataaacGTGTGCATAGCTTACATTATCGATCGTGCATATAACGGTAAACTCACCTAAATCAAGATCGCTATAATATAAAGCTCTTTTAACTCAATCATTGTCCGAGACAGATAAACCGTAGAGAACGAACACGTTCATTGAACCTAGACTACAAAGATGAAAACAGCATACCTGCTTCTAGCAGCTGGATCTATCTTACCTACAGCTTTGTCATGGGGTGCAGCAGGTGAGTGAGGCCATACCGGAAAAAGCAGATAAAAGCTAAGCAAATACACAACCTAAATCTATCATCAGGCCATGAAATGGTAGCTACGATAGCCCAAATTCATTTACATCCATCAACGAAACAGAAATTATGTGACATATTACCTGCAGAAGCCAATTGTCATTTAGCACCCATAGCTGCTTGGGCAGATCAAGTAAGAACTAGGTACAGGAATACTGCTCCAATGCATTATGtgaatggtgagttttgCTGCTCGAGAAAGGCATGATCCAACCATCCTATGTGAGATGTATTCCTATGTTTGGCGCGCCAGAGTAATGTGTATCTAGATTTATGTGGTATTGGCTAAGACCTCACAGAATAGATTGAAGCTGACGTTCTATTTTGTCACTTAGGTAACAATGATCACCCGCCAGAACATTGCGAATACGGTGAACATGGTTGGGTGAACGAAGATGTTAATGTAATCACCGCCATACAGAACTTTACTAGAACAGTCATGGATGGTAAAAGAGGTAGAGATACAGATATACCGTTGAGATTCTTGGTACATTTCCTTGGTGATGTTCATCAACCTTTGCATTTAACTGGTAgagataaaggtggtaatggaggtGAGTAGAAGTCAAGTCCTGCATAAATGGATACGATAAGGGATATGATTCGCTGACTTTGGGGTCCTGTTTAGCTATGTTCTTATTCGAAGGTAGACATCGAAAGTGAGCTGAGTAACCTTTTGCAATTCCTGCGGTCCAAACGAACTGACTAAACCATATCCCCTTCCCACATAGCCTGCATTCAGTATGGGACGGCGGTATCATAACCAAGAATATCCGAGAACTAGGAAATTATACCACTCCGTTGCCATCGTaagttcatcttctcctAAATAGCCTAGCGGTATGTGCAAGCTGTTCGATATTGACTGTATTCACCTTTCCACAACAGAAAACAAATCGAATCATCACTCTTAGGTGCTATATTTGACCCGTACGTGAGATGGATAGTATGGGAAGGTATTCGAGAATGGTGgagagatgatttagaatCATGGTTGGAATGTCCAATTGAAGGAGATCCATTCCCACATTCATTAAATACAGCTATACCTGCATCTGTTCCATCTATTTTCAAAGATTATTTTAGAACAGCATCTTCAATAgtattatctttattacctggaTCAATATCAGCATTCACAGAAGTCAACTATCCCATACCCACGAGAGAAACTGAAGGATTTGAAGATCAAGCATTAGCATTACACCCTACATCATTACGATCGAAAGGCGTAAATATGACTCAATTCCCTTCATGTCCTTTCACATGGTCAAAACCAGTACATGAAATTGGTTGTAATATAGCTTGGCCAAAagaatatatagataataatCATCCTCTGATTGAACTGGATACCGATAAATATTTAGGCGAAATTGGTAGACAAAAAATTGTAGAGAAACTATTAGCTCAAGGTGGTTTGAGATTAGCTAAGATTCTAAATGAAGCGCTAGCAGACGAAGGTCATTTGATGGGCAATGGTTTGTATTTCGATTACTAGCTGTTACGTCTATTATCACCTCGTATACTCGCGCATGAAGTCATCTACTACTGAATGTAAAATCATGTAAACATTGTTGTCGTTCTTGCTCCTCTTTTGATAGTATGAAAGCAATTATTAATACGATTGATCTGTTCATGGAGACTCCACGTCGGGTGAGACGGCCGAAGGGTCTATGCGGTGATATACACGTGGATTGGTTGTTTTAAGGGTGACTCGACACAAGATGCTGAACAATTTGTGCAGTATGATTGGATGTCATTTTCGGCCGATTTTTCGTCTCGTTCACGACTTTCTATTTCTATTTCTGTTGATACATATATATCTCTCTACTTGCTTTAAAGATCCCCCATTTAATGTTCATTCAATTATATTCAATCTATATCAAAAAGCTCGCCATTATCACAGAGCATCAAACAGAACTACTATTTCCATATATTGTGAGTATATCATATTGAATTTAAGAAACCTCAAAACTCGAACAGGCGTAGCATCATCTAAACTCTTTTTCGCTAACTCGCCACCAgatatttttctttttacatTCACCTTAATCAATAATCATTATGCCTGCTCCCACATCCGCTCCACGAACACTTTACGATAAAGTATTCGATGATCATGTCGTTCACtcaggtgaaggtgacaCTTTACTTTATATCGATAGACACCTAGTACATGAAGTTACTTCAC includes:
- a CDS encoding isopentenyl-diphosphate delta-isomerase: MATAFTETIPPSLPVPSTNGTISLDTYDEEQVRLMEERCILVTPEDKAYGEDSKKTCHLMSNINTGLLHRAFSVFLFRPKDGKLLLQKRADEKITFPSMWTNTCCSHPLSIKSELVEENQAGVKSAAIRKLPQELGIPESQLKPEDFIYLTKIHYLAPSDGLWGEHEIDYIMFSTIDVDLEINPNEVSDAKYVSKQELETMFSESGNSFTPWFKLIARDLLYPWWDEMLEKSKAEGWNLEKGEGRVNAKVLANGPRVGDLIKMI